Below is a window of Desmonostoc muscorum LEGE 12446 DNA.
GACCCTTTATTTTTTCCCGGTAGTGATATCGGAGAATTAGCCATCAACGGCACAGTTAATGATTTAGCCGTCAGTGGTGCTAAACCCTTATATCTAACTTGTAGCGTTATTTTAGAAGAAGGATTACCAGTAGAAACTTTGCGACGTGTCGTAGCCAGCATGAAAGCAGCCGCAACAAAAGCTGGTATTCAAATTGTCACTGGTGACACAAAAGTTGTACATCGTGGTGCTGCTGATAAACTGTTTATTAATACTGCTGGTATTGGTATCATTCCACGAGGAGTTAACATTTCTGCCCAGAATATTCAACCTGGGGATGCTGTAATTATTAATGGTGAATTAGGCAATCATGGGGCAGCAATTTTAATTGCACGTGGAGAATTAGCTTTAGAAACTAATATTGAAAGTGACTGTCAGCCGTTACATGATTTGGTAGCAAGTATCCTCAATATCTGTCCCCAAATTCATGCAATGCGAGATGTGACACGTGGAGGCTTGGCAACAGTTTTAAATGAATTTGCTCTCACTTCTGATGTGGGAATTCGCCTCTATGAAGAATCTATTCCAGTGCGTGAAGAAGTGAAAGGCTTTTGCGAAATATTGGGTTTAGACCCATTGTATTTAGCTAACGAAGGTAAGTTAGTTGTAGTTGCAAAAAGAGAACATGCTGAATCTATTTTATCAGCCATGAAATCCCACCCAGCAGGAAAAGATGCTTGTATTATTGGTGAAGTTATTACCTCACCTCCAGGTATTGTATTCTTAAAAACAATTTTTGGTGCTGAACGTATTGTTGATATGTTAGTAGGCGACCAATTACCAAGAATTTGTTAATATTTAAGATATTTTTATATGCATGAATTAGGAATTACCCAAAATATTGTCGCAATTGTAGTTGAACACGCCAAAGGTGCAAAAGTACAACGAGTTGTATTAGAAATTGGCAAACTTTCAGCTATTATGCCCGACGCTATCCTATTTTGTTTTGATATTTGCACTCAAGGTACAGTTTTACAAGGGGCGACATTAGAAATTTTAGAAATTCCTGGTTTAGCGCGATGTCAGCAATGCGGTGCAGAAATTTATTTAGATAAACCATTTGGTATCTGTAACTGCGGTAGCGTCAAATTAGATTTAATATCTGGTGAAGAACTCAAAATTAAAGAAATCGAAATAGAGGAATTATGTGTGTAACCTGCGGTTGTTCTGATGATGGCGAAACCAAAATTACAAATTTGGAAGTGAGTGAAGCTGAACACAATCACCATCACCATACTCATACTTTAGCTGATGGCACCGTGATTACCCACTCCCACAGTCATGATACCCACACCGAAGCATCTCAAGTTCATGCTAAAATACATGGCACAACTATATCATTAGAACAGGATATATTAGCAAAAAATAATTTAATAGCAGCCCAAAATCGAGGATGGTTTAAAGGTCGAAATATTCTTGCTTTAAATTTAATGAGTTCTCCTGGTGCTGGGAAAACAACTCTTTTAACTCGCACTATCAATGATTTAAAGCATCAATTATCTATTAGCGTCATTGAAGGCGACCAAGAAACTACTAACGATGCTAAAAAAATTCAAGAAACAGGTTGTAAAGTCATCCAAATTAACACTGGAACAGGCTGTCATTTAGATGCATCAATGATAGACAGGGGTTTACAACAACTAAATCCACCGTTGAATTCAGTTGTAATGATTGAAAATGTGGGAAATTTGGTTTGTCCAGCTTTATTTGATTTAGGAGAACTTTTTAAAGTAGTAATCCTTTCTGTCACGGAAGGTGAAGATAAGCCGATAAAATATCCCCACATGTTCCGCGCTAGTGACATCATGATTTTGACTAAAATTGATTTGCTACCTTACGTGCAATTTGATGTGCAAAAATGCATAGAATATGCTAAGCAAGTTAATCCGCAAATTCAGATTTTTCAAGTTTCTACAACTACTGGTATAGGGTTAGATAATTGGTATAAATGGGTAACTGAAAAGATAAAAAATGTGTCAACGGTAATTACTGCGTGAATGCTACGCCTGAACATTTTTGCTGGAATTACAAAATGAACCACCAGCTTTTTTAACTAGCAAATTAATCACAAATTCGCTGTAATTCTTCAACTGTATTTAGGGTTTTAATCGCCTGCTGAATTACTTTTAATCGCTGTAAATCTGTGATTTGGTAAATGATTGGCATTAAATCTAAGCCAGGAGTCCCAAATTTAATTTCTAGTGCTAATTCAATACCTGAATATAATTCCTCTCGTCGTCCCCGTGCTTCTCCGCGTGCTTCTCCACGTGCTTCTCCTTCACGTAAAATTTCTTGATACCAAGGCGACTCACGCAACACAGCCATATCCCACCTCATGATTTCTTGGACTAGGGCACTCTCTATTACAAACGTAGCAAAAAATGCCAAAACTGTTTCAAGTTGATTTAATTGTTCATCCGCACGCAGAACTTGCAATGCTTCTCGAATTATAACTTCGTTATCGCCACCTTTGAGGATGGGTACAAAGGGAATTAAGGATGGTAATGGTGTCTCAAATACAGTATTTACATCAACTTCCCAGAGGTTAATTACCCGATAATCTTGAGTTGCTTTTAAGCCTGCAACATTTGATGTGTATGTTGTAGGTATTTCTGTGTTAGTTCCTTTGAGAATGTTAATTAATACTGGATAGGTAGGTAAATTATATTTTTCTTCAGCCAGCGCTGTATAAGCACGCATTCGTCGTGGCATTTCGGGTTTATAGCGCAGTTGTAATTCATT
It encodes the following:
- the hypE gene encoding hydrogenase expression/formation protein HypE — its product is MHFPPNNQIKNPLFRHRHKIQDTHITLAHGSGGKAMRDLIDDIFVHTFDNPILSQLEDQATFNLAPLLQQGDRLAFTTDSYVVDPLFFPGSDIGELAINGTVNDLAVSGAKPLYLTCSVILEEGLPVETLRRVVASMKAAATKAGIQIVTGDTKVVHRGAADKLFINTAGIGIIPRGVNISAQNIQPGDAVIINGELGNHGAAILIARGELALETNIESDCQPLHDLVASILNICPQIHAMRDVTRGGLATVLNEFALTSDVGIRLYEESIPVREEVKGFCEILGLDPLYLANEGKLVVVAKREHAESILSAMKSHPAGKDACIIGEVITSPPGIVFLKTIFGAERIVDMLVGDQLPRIC
- the hypA gene encoding hydrogenase maturation nickel metallochaperone HypA; translation: MHELGITQNIVAIVVEHAKGAKVQRVVLEIGKLSAIMPDAILFCFDICTQGTVLQGATLEILEIPGLARCQQCGAEIYLDKPFGICNCGSVKLDLISGEELKIKEIEIEELCV
- the hypB gene encoding hydrogenase nickel incorporation protein HypB, with product MCVTCGCSDDGETKITNLEVSEAEHNHHHHTHTLADGTVITHSHSHDTHTEASQVHAKIHGTTISLEQDILAKNNLIAAQNRGWFKGRNILALNLMSSPGAGKTTLLTRTINDLKHQLSISVIEGDQETTNDAKKIQETGCKVIQINTGTGCHLDASMIDRGLQQLNPPLNSVVMIENVGNLVCPALFDLGELFKVVILSVTEGEDKPIKYPHMFRASDIMILTKIDLLPYVQFDVQKCIEYAKQVNPQIQIFQVSTTTGIGLDNWYKWVTEKIKNVSTVITA
- a CDS encoding Rpn family recombination-promoting nuclease/putative transposase, encoding MSKPADISTKRLISLAPDNWVKWVTQIPDVIVGEILNSEFQWLSRQSDVLIRVESPEYGKFLIVNELQLRYKPEMPRRMRAYTALAEEKYNLPTYPVLINILKGTNTEIPTTYTSNVAGLKATQDYRVINLWEVDVNTVFETPLPSLIPFVPILKGGDNEVIIREALQVLRADEQLNQLETVLAFFATFVIESALVQEIMRWDMAVLRESPWYQEILREGEARGEARGEARGRREELYSGIELALEIKFGTPGLDLMPIIYQITDLQRLKVIQQAIKTLNTVEELQRICD